One genomic segment of Amycolatopsis sp. Hca4 includes these proteins:
- a CDS encoding aminodeoxychorismate/anthranilate synthase component II: MRVLVVDNYDSFVYNLVQYLAQLGADCTVWRNDVVDLDRVPEFDAVLVSPGPGTPERAGQSMDVIRKCAETRTPMLGVCLGHQALGVVYGATVDRAPELLHGKTSQVRHTGAGVLADLPEEFTATRYHSLTVLPETIAEDVFEVTGRTESGIVMGMRHRELPLEGVQFHPESVLTEGGHRMLANWLAAAGHPVDPARVNELERATKALQKAAVA; this comes from the coding sequence ATGCGCGTTCTCGTCGTCGACAACTACGACAGCTTCGTCTACAACCTGGTCCAGTACCTGGCCCAGCTCGGCGCCGACTGCACGGTCTGGCGCAACGACGTCGTGGACCTCGACCGCGTGCCCGAGTTCGACGCCGTGCTCGTCTCGCCCGGCCCGGGGACGCCCGAACGCGCCGGCCAGAGCATGGACGTCATCCGCAAGTGCGCCGAGACGCGCACGCCGATGCTCGGCGTCTGCCTCGGCCACCAGGCGCTCGGCGTCGTCTACGGCGCGACCGTCGACCGCGCGCCCGAGCTGCTCCACGGCAAGACGAGCCAGGTCCGGCACACCGGCGCCGGCGTCCTCGCGGACCTGCCGGAGGAGTTCACGGCCACCCGGTACCACTCGTTGACCGTGCTCCCCGAAACGATCGCCGAAGACGTCTTCGAGGTCACCGGCCGCACCGAGTCCGGCATCGTGATGGGCATGCGCCACCGCGAGCTGCCGCTCGAAGGCGTCCAGTTCCACCCGGAGTCCGTGCTCACCGAAGGCGGCCACCGGATGCTGGCGAACTGGCTGGCCGCGGCGGGCCACCCCGTCGACCCGGCCCGGGTGAACGAGCTCGAGCGCGCGACCAAGGCGCTCCAGAAGGCCGCTGTTGCGTGA
- a CDS encoding FAD-dependent oxidoreductase: protein MSRSLRVAVVGAGPAGIYAADILDKSDADVQIDLFERMPAPFGLIRYGVAPDHPRIKGIVTALEKVLSKPNIRLLGNIDYGTDIKLDELREFYDAVIFSTGASADRALDIPGIDLDGSYGAADFVSWYDGHPDVPRTWPLTASSVAVLGVGNVALDVARVLAKTADELLTTDIPDNVYQGLKASPVTDVHVFGRRGPAQAKFTPLELRELDHSPNVEVIVYPEDIEFDEGSIAALRASKQIDMVVKTLQEWAIREPGSRRRRLHLHFFHSPAEVLGEDGKVTGLRTERTELTGDGNVRGTGEFHDWDVQAVYRAVGYLSSHLPELPFDHVAGVVPNQAGRVLDLDENQLPGVYVTGWIKRGPIGLIGHTKGDAAETIASLLADADTLTAPKFSSPDAILDFLETRGIPFTNWDGWGRLDAHEKALGSAAGRERVKVVEREEMTRISRG from the coding sequence GTGAGCCGTTCTCTTCGTGTAGCCGTGGTCGGTGCCGGTCCCGCCGGCATCTACGCCGCCGACATCCTCGACAAGTCCGACGCCGACGTGCAGATCGACCTGTTCGAGCGCATGCCGGCGCCGTTCGGGCTGATCCGCTACGGCGTCGCACCCGACCACCCGCGCATCAAGGGCATCGTGACGGCGCTGGAGAAGGTGCTCTCGAAGCCCAACATCCGGCTGCTGGGCAACATCGACTACGGCACCGACATCAAGCTCGACGAGCTGCGCGAGTTCTACGACGCGGTGATCTTCTCGACCGGCGCGTCCGCCGACCGCGCGCTCGACATCCCGGGCATCGACCTCGACGGCAGCTACGGCGCGGCCGACTTCGTCTCCTGGTACGACGGCCACCCGGACGTCCCGCGCACCTGGCCCCTGACCGCCTCTTCGGTCGCCGTCCTCGGTGTCGGGAACGTCGCGCTGGACGTCGCCCGGGTCCTGGCCAAGACGGCCGACGAGCTGCTGACCACCGACATCCCGGACAACGTCTACCAGGGGCTGAAGGCCAGCCCGGTGACCGACGTGCACGTGTTCGGCCGCCGCGGTCCGGCGCAGGCGAAGTTCACGCCGCTGGAGCTGCGCGAGCTGGACCACTCGCCGAACGTCGAGGTCATCGTGTACCCCGAGGACATCGAGTTCGACGAGGGCAGCATCGCCGCCCTGCGCGCGTCGAAGCAGATCGACATGGTGGTGAAGACGCTGCAGGAGTGGGCCATCCGCGAGCCGGGCTCCCGCCGGCGCCGGCTGCACCTGCACTTCTTCCACTCGCCCGCCGAGGTCCTCGGCGAGGACGGCAAGGTGACCGGCCTGCGCACCGAGCGGACCGAGCTGACCGGCGACGGGAACGTCCGCGGTACCGGCGAGTTCCACGACTGGGACGTCCAGGCCGTGTACCGCGCGGTCGGCTACCTCTCGTCGCACCTGCCGGAGCTGCCGTTCGACCACGTGGCGGGCGTGGTGCCGAACCAGGCGGGCCGGGTGCTGGACCTGGACGAGAACCAGCTGCCGGGCGTGTACGTCACGGGCTGGATCAAGCGCGGCCCGATCGGCCTGATCGGCCACACCAAGGGCGACGCAGCCGAGACGATCGCCAGCCTGCTGGCGGACGCGGACACCCTCACCGCCCCGAAGTTCTCGTCGCCGGACGCGATCCTCGACTTCCTCGAAACCCGCGGCATCCCGTTCACCAACTGGGACGGCTGGGGCAGGCTCGACGCGCACGAGAAGGCGCTGGGCTCGGCGGCGGGCCGCGAGCGGGTCAAGGTCGTGGAGCGCGAGGAGATGACCCGGATCTCGCGCGGCTGA
- a CDS encoding response regulator transcription factor: MSARPRTLVAEDQYLLRDGLTHLLTAHGFDVVAAVATGPELVAALRDHRPDVSIVDVRMPPTNTDEGLQAALAARRDVPGLPILVLSQHVEQLYARELLADGTGAIGYLLKDRVFNAEQFIDAVRRVAAGGTVMDPEVIAKLVAGNASDPLAALTPREREVLALMAEGCSNAAIAARLHFSEGAVGKHTANIFAKLDITASDDTNRRVLAVLAYLGS; this comes from the coding sequence GTGTCAGCTCGACCAAGAACCCTCGTCGCCGAAGACCAGTACCTCCTCCGAGACGGCCTGACGCATCTGCTGACCGCACACGGTTTCGACGTCGTCGCGGCGGTCGCCACCGGCCCGGAACTCGTGGCGGCGCTGCGCGACCACCGGCCCGATGTGTCCATTGTGGACGTGAGGATGCCGCCGACGAACACCGACGAGGGGCTGCAGGCCGCGCTGGCCGCCCGCCGTGACGTCCCCGGGCTGCCGATCCTGGTGCTGTCGCAGCACGTCGAGCAGCTGTACGCGCGCGAACTGCTGGCCGACGGCACCGGCGCGATCGGCTACCTGCTGAAGGACCGCGTGTTCAACGCCGAGCAGTTCATCGACGCCGTCCGCCGGGTCGCGGCGGGCGGCACCGTGATGGATCCCGAGGTCATCGCGAAACTGGTGGCTGGCAACGCTTCCGACCCACTGGCGGCGCTGACCCCGCGCGAACGCGAGGTGCTGGCGCTGATGGCGGAGGGCTGCTCCAACGCGGCGATCGCGGCCCGGCTGCACTTCAGCGAGGGGGCCGTCGGCAAGCACACGGCGAACATCTTCGCGAAGCTCGACATCACGGCTTCGGACGACACGAACCGCCGCGTGCTGGCCGTGCTGGCGTACCTGGGGTCCTAA